A portion of the Segatella copri DSM 18205 genome contains these proteins:
- a CDS encoding ATP-binding protein — protein MERSIYNKLVEWKNKKDHKPLILNGARQVGKTYILQEFGKREYKKLAFFSLDRNQKAAEVFEKGGTTADILMALSAISQVDITPNDTLMVLDEIQDCPKALETLKFFCEDAPDIHIIVAGSLLGISLHSGVSYPVGKVEELRLYPMNFIEFLDAMGKEKMASILKEGNWNVINLLETELISLLRQYYYVGGMPAAVLAHVEQKGLQEVRSIQKQIIQDYRRDFSKHAPDREVPRINMVWDSIPAQLAKENKKFIYGAVKKSARAADFELAIQWLIDAGLAYKVQRVNTPRLPFKFYEDLNAFKLFMLDVGLMGAMAETSAESMLVGDGIFSEYKGAFTELYVFTQLKSQDIPLYYHAVDNSTIEIDFLTQWHDRVIPIEVKAEVNVKAKSLRTFITNNPQLKGLRYSMLPYKDQDWMINVPLYACLTPFDKSF, from the coding sequence AAGAAGCATCTATAACAAACTCGTAGAATGGAAGAACAAGAAAGACCATAAACCTCTGATTCTCAACGGAGCGAGACAAGTAGGCAAGACCTATATCCTGCAAGAATTTGGAAAAAGAGAATATAAAAAACTTGCATTCTTCAGTCTCGACAGAAATCAGAAGGCAGCAGAAGTGTTTGAAAAAGGCGGCACAACAGCTGATATACTGATGGCACTCTCCGCCATCAGCCAGGTAGATATTACCCCCAACGATACACTTATGGTACTCGATGAGATACAAGATTGTCCTAAAGCATTAGAAACTTTAAAGTTCTTTTGCGAGGATGCTCCTGATATTCATATCATCGTGGCAGGATCCCTGCTGGGAATATCACTCCATAGCGGGGTATCATATCCAGTAGGAAAAGTAGAAGAGCTGCGCCTCTATCCGATGAACTTCATCGAATTCCTCGATGCCATGGGAAAAGAGAAAATGGCAAGCATCCTGAAAGAAGGAAATTGGAACGTCATCAATTTACTGGAAACAGAATTGATCAGCCTGCTGCGACAATATTATTATGTAGGAGGAATGCCAGCCGCCGTACTCGCCCATGTAGAGCAGAAGGGACTACAGGAAGTCCGTTCCATCCAAAAGCAGATTATACAAGACTATCGCCGAGATTTCTCGAAGCACGCACCAGATAGAGAAGTGCCTCGCATTAATATGGTGTGGGACAGTATCCCTGCCCAACTTGCCAAAGAGAACAAGAAGTTCATCTATGGAGCCGTGAAGAAAAGTGCCAGAGCCGCAGATTTCGAACTGGCCATCCAATGGCTGATAGATGCAGGACTGGCATATAAGGTTCAGAGAGTCAATACCCCACGCCTCCCTTTCAAATTCTATGAAGACCTGAACGCCTTCAAACTCTTCATGCTCGATGTGGGACTGATGGGAGCGATGGCAGAGACTTCAGCAGAATCGATGCTGGTGGGCGATGGCATTTTCTCTGAATATAAAGGTGCCTTTACAGAACTATATGTCTTCACCCAGCTGAAAAGCCAGGATATTCCATTATACTATCATGCTGTGGATAACTCCACAATAGAGATTGATTTCCTGACCCAATGGCACGACAGGGTTATACCGATAGAAGTAAAGGCAGAGGTGAACGTTAAGGCGAAATCTCTCAGAACATTCATCACCAACAATCCGCAACTGAAGGGACTTCGCTACTCCATGCTTCCCTATAAGGATCAAGACTGGATGATCAACGTTCCGCTCTATGCCTGCCTGACACCATTTGACAAATCATTCTGA
- a CDS encoding restriction endonuclease subunit S, giving the protein MEDITSVIGDGLHGTPQYNPNGAYYFVNGNNLSNRQIIIKNNTKRVSEEEYIKYKKPLNEHTILVSINGTIGNIGTYSNEQIILGKSACYFNITPFLVKEYMCYVIESNYFQKYALLSATGSTIKNVPLKAINEFYVPIPPVSEQKRIVSEIDYLLAFINKVEEGRENLQSIVQSAKSKILDLAIHGKLVPQDPNEEPASELLKRINPKAEITCDTPQYGKLLKGWCETTLKSLAKEVFAGGDKPTEFTKEKTNGNIIPIYSNGVEKDGLYGYTNVARVIEPCLTVSARGTIGFTCIRNIPFVPIVRLITIVPNPAFDLKYMKFCLDCLLIWSEGSSIPQLTVPTIKKMQLPLPPLQEQHRIVAKIEELFNQLNKIEESVL; this is encoded by the coding sequence TTGGAAGATATAACTTCTGTTATTGGGGATGGTTTGCATGGAACACCACAATATAATCCTAATGGAGCATACTATTTTGTAAATGGAAATAATTTGTCTAACCGCCAAATCATCATAAAAAATAATACAAAAAGAGTTTCAGAAGAGGAGTACATAAAATATAAGAAACCTTTGAATGAACATACAATATTGGTTTCAATAAACGGTACTATAGGAAATATTGGTACATATAGTAATGAACAAATAATATTGGGTAAGAGTGCTTGCTATTTTAATATAACACCTTTCTTGGTCAAGGAATATATGTGTTATGTTATCGAGTCTAACTATTTTCAAAAATATGCTTTGTTGTCTGCAACAGGCAGCACAATCAAAAATGTGCCATTGAAAGCCATCAATGAGTTTTATGTACCTATTCCACCTGTTTCTGAACAAAAACGCATTGTTTCAGAGATCGACTATTTACTTGCTTTCATAAATAAAGTAGAGGAAGGAAGAGAAAATTTACAAAGCATAGTCCAATCTGCCAAATCCAAAATCCTTGACCTCGCCATTCATGGTAAACTTGTACCGCAAGACCCGAATGAGGAGCCTGCCAGCGAACTGCTCAAACGCATCAATCCAAAGGCAGAAATCACTTGTGATACCCCCCAATATGGCAAGCTGCTGAAGGGATGGTGTGAAACGACATTGAAATCGTTGGCAAAAGAAGTATTTGCAGGAGGAGACAAGCCAACAGAATTTACCAAGGAAAAAACGAATGGAAACATCATTCCCATATATTCCAATGGTGTTGAAAAAGACGGATTGTATGGATATACAAATGTCGCAAGGGTAATAGAACCATGTTTGACTGTGTCGGCAAGAGGAACAATAGGTTTTACATGTATAAGGAATATTCCATTTGTACCGATTGTGAGACTTATAACAATAGTTCCGAACCCGGCGTTTGACTTAAAATATATGAAATTTTGTTTGGATTGCCTACTAATATGGTCAGAGGGGTCAAGTATACCACAATTGACGGTTCCAACAATAAAAAAAATGCAACTGCCATTGCCGCCATTACAAGAACAACATCGCATTGTTGCAAAGATTGAAGAGCTATTCAATCAGCTTAACAAGATAGAAGAGAGTGTATTATAA
- a CDS encoding tyrosine-type recombinase/integrase — MVTQFEKYLVKSNLAKNTVTSYLWTMKYFLDNYKEVNKKNLLAYKGYLMENFKPQTVNLRLQAMNKYLEFSKQEKLKMKFVKAQQKNFLENVISDADYKFLKAKLKADGYDEWYFIVWFMAATGARVSELLQIKAEHVAVGYLDLYSKGGKMRRLYIPKKLCTEAQRWLTEQNITSGYLFTNRLGNRLSTRGIAIQLKYFAEKYGLNRNVVYPHSFRHRFAKNFLDRFNDIALLADLMGHESIETTRIYLRRTASEQQKIVDKVVTW; from the coding sequence ATGGTAACACAATTTGAAAAGTATTTGGTCAAGTCAAACTTGGCAAAGAACACGGTAACATCGTACCTATGGACGATGAAGTATTTCCTTGATAATTACAAGGAGGTGAACAAGAAGAATCTGTTGGCTTATAAGGGTTATCTTATGGAGAACTTCAAACCACAGACGGTAAACTTGCGTTTGCAAGCAATGAATAAGTATTTGGAGTTTAGCAAACAAGAGAAGCTAAAGATGAAGTTTGTAAAGGCGCAACAAAAGAACTTCTTGGAGAACGTCATCAGCGATGCCGATTACAAGTTCCTGAAAGCCAAGTTAAAGGCTGACGGTTATGATGAATGGTATTTCATCGTTTGGTTTATGGCTGCCACTGGTGCACGTGTCAGCGAGCTGCTTCAAATCAAAGCTGAGCATGTAGCGGTTGGCTATCTTGACTTGTACAGCAAAGGAGGCAAGATGCGCCGCCTTTACATTCCGAAGAAGCTATGCACCGAAGCCCAAAGATGGCTAACAGAACAAAACATCACCTCTGGCTATCTGTTCACCAATCGTTTAGGCAACCGCCTTTCCACTCGTGGCATAGCTATCCAACTGAAGTACTTTGCCGAAAAGTACGGTCTTAACCGTAATGTGGTTTATCCACACTCCTTCCGTCACCGTTTCGCCAAGAACTTCCTTGACCGTTTCAACGACATCGCCCTCCTTGCCGACCTCATGGGACATGAGAGCATCGAAACAACACGCATTTATCTGCGACGCACAGCAAGCGAACAGCAGAAGATTGTGGACAAGGTTGTTACTTGGTAA